From Hymenobacter sediminicola:
ATCTGGCGAAGGGCCGCATTGTCGGTAGCCCGGAAGAACTGGCCTTCGCCGGCTGCCGCAATCTGGCGCATGGTGGTTTCGTCGAGGCGGGTTTCTACGTAGCGCGTGCGGCCCAGTTCGTCGCGGCCGAACGGTACGGTGCCATCCTGTCCCAGCCCAATCGTGTAGATTTTGAGGCCGTAGGCGTGGGCTAAGCGCGCAGCCGTAAGCGGGTCGAGGCTGCCAGCTGTGTTTTCGCCATCGGAGAGAAGAATGCACACGCGGCTGCGGCTGCGGGAGCCACGCAGGCGGTTGGTGGCCACACCCAGCGCCGTGCCAATGGCCGTGCCGTCGTTGGGAATCATACCTAATTTCAGGCTTTCGATACTTTCCCGCAAAAGCTCATAATCGGTAGTAAGCGGGGCCAGCGAATAGGCGTCGCCGGCAAAGACCACAAGGCCCAGCCGGTCGCCCTGGCGGCCGTCCACAAACTCCTGAGCCACGCGCTTAGCGGCCTCCAGGCGGTTGGGGCGCAGGTCGCCTAGCTCCATCGAACCCGACACGTCCAATACCAACAGCACATCAATACCCTCACCGGTCTGTACCACCCGCTCATCGGTACGCTGGGGGCGGGCCAGGGCCACCACGGCAAAGGCCAAACTCAAGGCCAGCACCAGATCGGGCAAGAAGCGCAGCCAAGCACTCCAGTCGCGCCGCACCTCACCCTGCACAAAGGCTACCCCCAGTTTGCTTCGCCGCCGATACACCAGCAGCCAGCGCCCCAGAAACAGCAGCGGAATTCCCGCAATCAGCAGCAGCAGGCGCGGCTTTTCCCAGGCGTAGCTGGCCAGCGTGGCATAGCGCAGGCTATCCACGAGCGGGCCAAAAACCTGTTGCCAAAGTTGCTGCATGCAGAGAAAAAAGTAGGAGCGGGGTAAAAGTAGCCGATCTGGTGGTGCTTAGTGCGCCAAGCTCAATTCTCAAGCCGCTGCCGCACCAACTCGAAGCGCCGCTCGGCAAAGCTGCGGAGCAGGTCAAACGCCAAGTCGGTTTCCGTATCGTCTTCCGAAAACTGATTGCCATAAATCACCCGGTCAGCAAGGCGCAGAGCCAGTCGTACATCGGCATCGTTCTGGTAGTGAGCTACTATCTCGCGGGTAGTAAGGCTGCTGATGGTGTTGTTTTCTAAATTGGTGAGGTAGTTCTTCCAGAGCGTGATGGCGCGCTCCATGTTGGTGAGGGAACGGCTAAGCGTGAATCGCTCCACGTGGCGGGCATACTGGGCCAGAAAATAAACGTGGTTTTTGCGCACCTTATAAAGCTGATATCGTTGCCGCCAGCGCCGCCCGAACACCAACGCTGCGCCGCCCAGCACCAGCAGCAGCAGAGTTGCTCCGGCCAGCCAATATGGGTAGTTGAAGGCAGGCTTCACCGGCAGCAGCACCGTGTTTTGGCGCAACGTAGGCGTAGCACCGTCTGCTAGCTGCGGTACCGCCCGTTTCAGCGTCACGTTAGCTACGGTGCTAGGCACTAGCAGCGTGTCGCGGCCGCGCAGGATGGTAACGGGCAGCTGCAGGCGCTGCACCGAGTCCAGCGAGAAGGTGCGTAGCTGGTAAACGGTTCGGTCGAGACTGATGCCTTGCCGGGTACGGGTGGGTTGATACTTTTTGCCTACGTACTCGAAAGGAGCATAAGTGGCCGTCGAATCAGGAAAAATGACATTCAAACCCGGCTCGTGGCGGTAGCTCAGCTCATATTCAATGATTTCGCCGATACGGGTAGTAGGTCGCAGAAACCGGCCTTTGGGCGTTTCTGCATCCATCTGCGCACTAGCCAGGAAAGGCAGCAGCATTGCTGCAAGCACCATTCCCTGCCGTAGGAAGACCGAAATACGTCCGCTATACGGCTCGGTAAAGCACCATTTAAATCTGCTCTTCACCCCTTGGTTATCCACGGCCCGCGCGAAGGTTGCGCCGCCGAAACAGCCGGATAAGCTGCGGCACATAATCGGCGTCGGTGGCAATAGAAAGATACTCAGTGCGGTGGCGCCGGCAGATTTGGCCTATCTGGTCGCGGTTCTGCTCGTAAGTAGCGCGGTAGCGGACCCGGAATGCCGCCGAGGAAGTATTGGTCCAGAGGGTGCGGCCCGATTCCTGGTCGTAGAGCGGTACGATTCCCAGAGGCGGAAATTCCCGCTCACGCTGGTCCAACAGTTGAATAACAACTAAATCGTGCTTACGGGCCAGCATGGTCAGTTCCCGCTCGTAGCTGCTGTCAATAAAATCGGAGATAAGCAGCACAATACTGCGGCGCTTGAGCAGACCCAGCGCTTGTTTGATGCCAGCCGCCACTCCCGTCTGCTTGGATTTAGGCGTCAGCTCAAACAGCCGCTTGATGAGGGAGTAAGCGTGCCGAATGCCTTTGCCCGCAGCCAAATACATTTCCTTCTGGTCGGAGAAGGCTAGAATGCCCAGTTGTGCATCTTGGCGGGCCGCAGCCAATGCCAGAATGCCACATATTTCGCGGCCAATATCCAGCTTGCGGCGGCCAGCGGCCCCTACCTGTTGGGAGGCACTCACATCGAAGAGCAGCAACACTTGCTGTTCCCGCTCTTCCTTGTAGGTTTTGATAAAAGTGCCGTGGCCCTTGCTCGATACGGCCCAGTCAATGGCCCGCACCTCGTCGCCGTACTGGTACAGGCGCACATCGTCGAATTCGAGGCCAGTGCCCTTGAATACGGAATGGAAATTGCCCTGCAGTTGCGCGTCCACTGCCTTCAGCATCCGGATTTCTACCTGCCGAAGCTTACGCACGAGCTGTTGAAACGGAGTAGGCGTGGGCACGTTCATAGTGGCTAAACTACATGAATCACGGCAGTATTGCGGCCGGGACGAAACGGAACCCTTACTTTTGCATCGTGAAACCCCTGCTACCTCGTGCTTTCCCGTTGGTACTCAGTCTGCTGCTGAGTGGCTTGTTTTCTGGCTGCCAGACTTCCGAGGAAGTGGTGCCACCCCAGCCGCTTATGCCTCGGCAGCAACTTGTAAGCCTGCTCGCCGACCTGCACACGCTCGAAGCCCGCGTAGAAGCTGCCGGCCTGACGCCTGATTCAGCGCGGGCCCTGTACCTGCAGCAGCAGAAAGCAATTCTGTGGCGCCGTGAAGTCAGTGACTCATTATTTCAGCAGAGCTACCGCTACTACGCCAGCCACGGCAAGGACCTGGATGAGATTTACAGCGTGGTGATTGACACGCTGGCCATGCGGCAGGTGCAACTGGGCGCAAAATAAGAAGCCCGCGCCGGCGGAGGTGCGCAGCCGGTTATATCAACCGGCTGCCGTTGGGAACGGGGCCAGCCAACGCCGCCAGTACAATGTCGCCGTGCGCGTCGGCGGCCCCCGTCACCAGCACTTCCGACATGAATTTGCCGATTTGCTTGGGTGGAAAGTTGACTACGCACAGCACTTGCCGGCCCACCAGCTCGTGTGGCTGATAGTGGCGCGTAATCTGGGCGCTGGACCTCTTTGTGCCAATTTCGGGGCCTAAGTCGATGAGCAACTGATAGGCCGGGCGGCGGGCTTCCGGAAACTCACGGGCTTCCAGAATGGTGCCAACCCGTACATCAACCCGCTCAAAATCGACCCAGGTGATATGTGGCATATGTAGCGGCTAGGTGTGTGATGAACTACTATTTGGACGCAAACGACTGCAGCAGAGCCATACGCTGCTGCACCTGGGTTTCCCAGAACTTCTGCTTGGCTTCATTGAGGCCGTGGTTCGTTTCCTGGTCGTAGCGGCCTTCCTCGCGCTGCCATGCTGTGAAGGCTAGTTTGGTGAAGTTGTTGAACGCCGGATTCAGCTTCTGGCAATCGAACTTCACTGTGGTGAGTTTCTGGCGCAGCATCCGCGCATGCAGTTCCGTTATGTCGAAGTGCAGCTGCTCGTGGCGTAGTAGCGCTGGTGAAGCTCGCTTGGCGTCGCGCACCCACGATTCCTGTGGCAGAAAAACTGCCTTAACAGTAGAGCTAAACACAAAATCCGTGCAGCCTACTTGCACATCAATATTGCCGGCTGTGAGAGCCTCCAAGTGCTCAGACGGCATCGGTCGGCTCTTGAAATCGGCCCAAGCCAAGGGCCGGTTAGCCGACCACGTTATCATTTCGGGTTGGGGCTTGGGAGAAGTCTGGGAAGGCGCGGGCGTCTGAAATGACAGCAGCAGTGGCAGAAGAAAGGAGCAGAAAGCCATGTTCAAATATAGGTGAGCCGGCCAATAAAAAGCCCTGGCTTAGCATGTACACCAATTCCTAGCGGCTCGTTCCCCTCGCATGAGTGCTAGGTTCAGTGGGCTACCAGAGAAGCCGGGTGGTCCTGCGCAACCGGTACCATGCTATGCTGGCGGAAACGCCACAGCAGCAGGCCCGCTACCAGCGAAAGGCCCGTCAGCAGGCCCAGCCACACGCCCAGGCTTCCCATGTTCAGTGTAAAGCCCAGCCAGTACCCCAGCGGCAATGCTACCACCCAATAGGACAGCAGTGCCACCACCGAGGGCAGCTTTACATCTTCAAGGCCCCGCAGTGCGCCTAGCCCCACTACCTGCAGGCCATCGGAAATCTGGAAGGCCGCGGCCACCAGCAGCAGAGTGGCGGCCTGAGCTACCACGGCAGCATCGTGGTTATAGAAGTGCGGGATAAAGTGCCGGAAAGCAACCAGCAGCAGGCCCATGGAACTCATAAACAGGAACGTGAGCAGATACGCCGCGAAACCCGCCTGCCGTGCGCCATGCGCGTCGCCGAGACCTCGCATATTGCCTACCCGGATGGTAGCTGCCGCCGCAATACCGCTAGCCGCCATATATGTTACCGAGGCCACGTTTATGGCAATCTGATGCGCAGCCAGCGAGGTGGCTCCCAGCCAGCCAATCATGATGGCCGAAAAGCTGAACGCGCCCATTTCGAACATCATCTGTACCCCGATTGGTGCGCCCAACCCCAGAAGGCGGCGCAGGGTAGCCCCGTCAGGCCGAAGCCAGTGGGTAGCAGCTTCGCGGTAGGGGCGTAGTCGTGCTGCCCGCAACACATAGGTGCCCATGAGCAGTGCCATTAGCACGCGGGCAATGAGCGTGGCCCAAGCGGCTCCCATCATCCCCAGCTTCGGGGCGCCAAGGTGGCCGAAAATGAAGGCATAGCACAGCACGGCATTTACCACGTTGGCCAATACCGAAAGGTACATGGCTTGTCGGGTAAGGCCCAGCCCTTCAGCAAACTGCTTAAACCCTTGAAACACCATGAGCGGTAGCAGCGACAGAAACAGCACCCGAACCCAGGGCGCGGCCAGCGCTACTACTTCGGCGGGCTGATGCAGGTGGTTGAGCAGCGGCGCAATAAGCAGACCGGCTGCCGCCAGCACCAGGCCGGCTACCGTGCTCATCCAGACTCCCGCCACCAGCAGCCGGCCCAGTTGCGGCACGTCGCGCTTGCCATCGGCGGCAGCCACCAGCGGCGTAATTCCCATCGAGAGGCCCATGCCCAGCACCATTACTACCGTGCCCACGCTCACGCCCAGGCTCACGGCAGCCAGCGGTACCTTGCCGGTCTGGCCTACCATCACGGAGTCGCAAACGTTTACCAGCACGTGGCCCAGCTGGCTAAGCACAACCGGAAAAGCGAGCTGAATGGTGGGTTTGAGGTGGGGACGAAGGGCAGTGAAAGGCATAGCAATAGGGCAAAACGAGCCGCAAAGGTACGGCAGTTATGCCGGGAGCCGGATCAACCAATCAAAAACACAACGGTACTTCGCTGCCTCAGCGCAATACCGTTGCTAGCCGCCTCAGGGCCTCCTGCAACTCACTTGAGGCAACGGCATACGACATGCGCACGAAGCCGGGGGCTCCACAACTGGTACCATCCACCACTTCTACACCAGCCGCCAGCAGCCGTGCCACTAAGTCGGCGGAGGCTTCAGGTAGCGGCAGGTGTGGCAGCAGATAAGCCCGCAGGTCAGGAAAGGCGTAGTAAGTGCCCAAGGGTGGGTGTGACAGCGCACCGGGGAGGGCAGCCAGAAAATTGAGCATCAACTGGCGGTTGAGCCAGAGCTGCTGGCACAGAGCGGCACTAATGGCAGGATTTTCAACCGTCTCCAGCGCCGCTAGTTGGCTAAGGACTGCCACCGCGCCCCCAGTGGTAAACAGACGAGCGGTGCAGGCATCAGCTATCCAGCGCGCCGCCGCCAGATAGCCGATGTTCCAGCCCACCAACGCGTGCGACTTGGAAAAGCCATTCACAACGACGCTCCTGGGTGCAGTAGAGCAAGATAACAGCGACGGTACCGCTTCCTCCCCAAACCGGATACCGTCGTATATCTCATCAGCCAGTACGAACAGCTCCGGAAACTGCGCAGTTACGGCCAGCAGCGCCTCCAGTTCCGGCCGCGTGTAGATGCGGCCGGTTGGGTTGTTTGGGTTCGAAAACAACAGCACCCGGGTACGTGGCGTGAGAGCCGCTCGCACGGCTTCGGGCCGGAGCGCATAGTTGTCGGTGGGGCTGAGGGGAAGCTCACGTAAGAAGCCACCTGCGGCCTTCACCAGCTCCGCAAAGCCAAACCAGTTGGGCGTAAGCAGCAATACCTCGTCGCCGGGGCGCAGCACGGCCGACAAGGCCAGGAACAGCGCCGCCTTGGTACCTGGTGTAACAACTAGTTCGTGCGTTGAATTTTCATCGGTCTGGAGGCCGGAATAGCGTAAGCGCAACGCATTACGCAATTCTGGCAGGCCGGCGGTAGCACTATGGGGCAGCGGCTGATTTGCTAGGTGCTGCTGTATTCGCGCCAGAACAGTTGGGGGAGTTGAAAAATTGCCGTAGCCGGAAGCAAGGCTGATGGGTTTCATAGCTAGGCTGGGCGCAACACTACATCAGCAAAATAGTCCCGCTCGTCGGTGAAGAACTCAGCCACGGCCAGACCGGCGTCGGCGGCGAGGCCTTCAATCTGAGGCCGCGTGAATTTGTAAGAGTTTTCGGTATGAATTGGCTCCCAGGCCGCAAAGTGGAACGTCTGGTCCAGGGCTGCAATGTGTACTTGTTGCGCCTGCGTGGGCATCAGAAAAGAGCGCACAGCCCCGGAAAGCGGGTCGTAATCGGTGTAATGCTGCCAAGCGGCCAAAGTGAAGTCAGCGCCCAGCTCCCGGTTGAGGCGCGTGAGCAGGTTCAGGTTGAAAGCTGCCGTCACGCCCTGCGCATCATCATACGCGGCCCGGATAAAACGCGGGTCTTTTTGCAAATCAAACCCAATCAGCAGCCGGTCGTCGGCAGAAAGGGGCGCTGCTAACTCACGCAGGAAGGCCTGCCGGTCGGCGGGCAGGAAGTTACCAATGTTGGAGCCCAGAAACAGGACGGCTTTGCGACCGGGCCGGTCAGCCATCAGGCGCAGCGCTGTGCCGTAGTCGGCCACTATCGGTTCCACCCGTAGCTCCGGTAGTTCTTGGCGCAGGCTGCCGGCCAGTCCTTCTACCGCCGCCGCCGAAATGTCAACGGGTACATAAGTAAAGTTGGCGCCGGTATTCAGCAAATGACGCAGCAGGATCTTGGTTTTGAGTCCGTCGCCGGCACCTAGCTCCAGCAGAAAAAAGGGCTCCTCTGCTACCGTAGGCCGCAAGGCTGCTCCTAAGGCTGCCTGATGATGGGTCAGCAGCGAAAATTCGGTGCGCGTAGGGTAGTACTCCGGCAGCGCCATTATTTTCTGAAACAGCCGGCTGCCCTCATCGTCGTAGAAATACATCGACGAAAGAGTTTTGGGGGAGCGGCTAAGGCCCGTTGCCACGTGCTGTTTCAGCTTTTCCAGTTCCTCGTGGCGGAGCACCGATTGGGATGAGGCGGACTGGGGAGAAGTAGCGGTAGAAGACACAGGGGAGAGAGGAGAAGACATAATCAACAGGAATTCGGAACAAGCCGGTGGTACTCAGGCGCAGAATGCAAATGGCAGAGGCCGTAAGCTCAACGCGCCAACCGGATGCCGGTGAATTGCCAGCGTTTGTCGGCGTGGAAGAAATTGCGGTAGGTAAGTCGGATATGGCTGACCGGGGTGGCGCAGGAGCCACCGCGCAGCACCATTTGGTTGATCATGAATTTGCCGTTGTACTCGCCTAATGCTCCGGCCGCCCGCACATAGCCAGGGTACGGATGATACGCCGAATACGTCCATTCCCAGGCGTCGCCGAGCAACTGGTGGCAGTGCGTTGGGTCGGCGTTGGCAGGCAGCGGCTGCGGGTCCAATAGGTTGCTCTCCAAGAAGGTGCCGGTAGTCGGGTTGGCCCCAAAATATCTGGCGGCCACTTCCCATTCCGGTTCGGTTGGCAGGCGGGCCCCAGCCCAGTGCGCATACGCATCAGCTTCATAAAAACTGATGTGCGTGACGGGTGCTGTTAGGTTCACAGGCTGCAGGCCATGGTGCGTAAAACGATGCCAGCGGCCATCGTGCAGCATCCAGTAGAGCGGCGCCTCCCATTGCTGGGTTTGTACCAGGTCCCAGCCCTCGCCCAGCCAGTAGCGAAAATCCTGGTAGCCGCCGGCCTCTATAAATTGCAGATACTCGCCATTGGTCACTAGCCGGTTCTGCAGCTCAAAATCTGCTGTCAGCACTTCATGTGGCGCCTGCTCATTGTCGAAGCAAAACCCGGTTCCCTCATAGCCGATCCGCGAAATGCCGCCCGGCACCGGTAGCCAGGACACTTCCGGCAGGGAAGCTGCTTCCGCTTCTGCAGAGTTAGTGCCCGTTGGTGCTGATGTGGCTGGCTTCAGGTAAGCTGGGGCCAAGGGGCTGGTACTGAGTATGTATTTGATATCGGTAGCCAGCAATTCCTGATGCTGCTGCTCGTGCTGCAGGCCCAGCTCCATCAACTCATAGAAATCAGATGGTAGCTCATCGGCCAAGGCTAGCAGCTTCTCCATCTGCTCATCAACATGGGCGCGGTAGCGGTATACGTCGGCCAAAGCCGGACGGGAAAGGGTGCCCCGGTCGGCGCGATTTACACGGGAGCCTAGCGAGTTGTAGTAGGAGTTAAACAGAAAGGCATAATCCGGATGGTACACTGTGTAGCCGGGCAGATATTCTTTCAGCAGAAACGTCTCGAAAAACCATGTGACGTGGGCCAGATGCCATTTCGGCGGGCTCACATCAATCATTGGCTGCACCACCGTATCTTCTGGGAGTAGCGGCTGGCACAGAGTTACGGTGCGCTGGCGCACCATGTGGTAGCGCTGGGCCAGCACGGCAGCGGCGGCCGGAGCTGCTGTAGCAAGAGCGGAGAGAGGAGAAGACATAGCGTAGAAGTGGAGAGAGATACAAGTAACTAGATTTTTCGCCCCGAGGTTTTTACTCCCCTAGGCTCGGCCCTAAGTAAGCCGGTATAACTCCTCCGTATTTGCCGCAGAAAAGTGGGGTAAACTACGCGGAGCTCCTCCGTAAAAAGTGGTATTTTGAGCAAATAAGCCACATTTTGACGTGCAGACATCAGCCATTGTGTAACGGGTTGCGTTTCTTCCATCACTCTCCGTTCTACAGTTCATACCCCCTCTGCTATGCAAACCAGCTCACCCACAACCAAACGCCCAGCCAACCGCACCAACGCTGCCGAGGCCAAGCCCAAGCGGGCCCGCGGCTTCGCCGCTATGGACCCCGAAACTCAGCGCCGCATTGCCAGCGAAGGCGGCAAGGCCTCACACCAGAGCGGCCGTGGCCACCGCTTCACTTCGGAGGAAGCGCGGGCTGCAGGCCGCAAAGGAGGACAGGCCACGCGTCGGCCTCTGCAGAGCAGCCAAGCAGCTTAGCCCGTTTTTCCCACACGCTACGTACCTGCCCCACTCGTTCACGCATCTGTCTGCTAGCAGCAGGTAGCGTCCGGGTGGGGCAGCAGTGTGTCTGGGTGGCAGGTTTGCCCGATATTGCGGCCTCTATTCTGCTTCAGTTTCCATGCTCCAGCTACACTACTCGCGCCGTACACTACGCTTCAACTTTCCGGCCCGCACGTCGCGCGGGGCACTTACGGAGCACGTTGCCTGGTACCTGCACCTCACCGATACGCAGCGCCCTGGCCTTGTAGGACTAGGGGAAGCAGCGCCGTTGGCCGGCCTCAGCCCTGACCATCGGCCAGACTTCGAACCTCAACTTGTAGCCCTCTGTGCTGCCTTCAACCGAGCTGCGCTGCCAGCGGAGGTAGCTGCCGAAACTGCGCTGGAACTGGTGACCTCAGAATGGCCCGCCCTGCGTTTTGGGCTGGAAACCGCCTTGCTTGACCTGCACCACGGGGGGGAGCGGGTGCTGTTTGATAATGCCTTCAGCCGAGGTGAGGCTGGTGTACCCATCAACGGCCTGATTTGGATGGGAGATGCCGCCTTCATGCGGGCCCAGATTCGCAAAAAGCTCACTGAAGGCTATTCCTGTCTCAAGCTGAAAATAGGTAGTCTGGATTTTGCCACGGAGCTACAGCTGCTGGCCGAAATCAGGGCCGAAGCTGGGCCCGAGGAACTGACCCTACGGGTAGATGCCAATGGGGCTTTTTCGCCGGCTGAGGCCCTAGGCAAGCTGGAGCAGCTGGCACGGTTTGATCTGCATTCTATTGAGCAGCCTATCCGGGCCGGGCAGTGGGCTGCTATGGCCGACATATGCCGCCACTCGCCGGTGTCGGTAGCGCTGGATGAAGAACTGATTGGCGTAACGGACCCTACGCAGCAGGTAGCGCTGCTCGGTGAAACGCAGCCGGCCTACATCATTCTCAAACCAACGTTGGTGGGGGGTATGGCGGCGGCGCTGGAGTGGTGGCAGCTGGCCGAAGAGCACGGAATCAGCTGGTGGCTTACGTCGGCGCTGGAGTCCAATATCGGCCTGAACGCCATCAGCCAGCTGGCGGGCGAGTATGCGCTGCCGGACTTTCCGCAGGGCCTAGGTACGGGGCAGCTATACCACAACAATCTGGCGGCGCCGCTGCAAATCCGGCAGGGCCACTTGCATTTCGACCCGCTGGGGGCCTGGCAGCTGCCTGCGCCCGGCCAGCTACAGTAAGGAGGGCGGCCGGAGAAGTGGCGGAAAGGTAGTTTTTTGGCTATATTTCCCAGCTCGCCTGTTCTCCCTATGCCCGCCCGCTGGTTTTGTGTTTTTAGTCTGTTTCTGCGCTTCCGGCCAGTAGCCTGGCTGCTGCTTTGGGCCGCAGCCACAGGGTGGCCAGCTACCATTCAGGCGCAGGAGGTACAGCCACCGCTGCCATTTCGTTTCGAAAGCCCGCGCCAGAAGCGGGCCCGACTTCCGTTTGAGTTCCAGCGTAACCTCATTATCGTACAGGCTTCGTTGAACGGAAAGGGGCCTTTCAATTTCCTGCTTGATACAGGCGTCAGCATTTCCCTCATCACTGATCCGACCCTGGTAGTGCCCCTGAAGCTGCGCCGGGGCGAAATGTACCGGGTGGCAGGGGTCGGAGAGGAGGGTGCGCTGGAAGCATTTATGTCGGATAGTGTGCGCGTAGAAATGCCCGGTATTGTAGCCCCAGCGCTGTCGTTTCTGGTGCTGTCGGCTGATGTGCTCAACCTTTCGGGCTATGTAGGCATGCCCGTGCACGGCATTCTGGGCTATGACGTGTTTCGGAGCTTTGCAGTGGAAATAGAGCCTGACGCAACGTCGCTGCTGCTCCACACGCCACTTTCCTACCGCCCCCCTAAGGGTCGCCGCTGGACTTCGGTTCCGCTCGAGATAGAAGCTCGCAAGCCGTATATCCGGGTGCCAGTCGGCCTCTCCGATTCGCTGCTGCTCCCCCTGAAACTGGTGCTGGATACTGGCGCCGGCCATGCCCTGTCCATCGAAACCGGCTCTGACCCTCGCCTGAGCCTGCCTCCAAACCGGCTGCGGGCGCAGCTCGGGCAGGGCCTGAGCGGCACTATCAATGGCTACATAGGCCGCGTGCAGAACATGCAGCTGGGCCGCTACCAGCTCAATAGCCTGCTAACCTCCTTCCCCGATGCCGACAACGGCGCCCAACGGGCCGAAGTACCGCGCAATGGCAATGTGGGCCTGGAGCTGCTCAAACGGTTCGATATGGTAGTGGACTACACGCACAACAAGCTGTGGCTGAAACCGAATAGCTTGTTTCAAGACCCTTTTGAGCATGATATGTGCGGCATGGAGCTACTTGCCACAGGCCGCGACTACCGGCGCTACATTGTACTGAAAGTGCAACCCAACTCACCGGCCTCCACCGCCGGCCTGACGCCCGGCGACGAGCTGATGTCCATTAATCTGCTACCCGTGTCCTCCTTCAGTCTCACCGAAATCAGCCGGATTTTTCACTCTGAAGATGGGAAGGTGTTATTTCTGCTATTT
This genomic window contains:
- a CDS encoding vWA domain-containing protein; translation: MQQLWQQVFGPLVDSLRYATLASYAWEKPRLLLLIAGIPLLFLGRWLLVYRRRSKLGVAFVQGEVRRDWSAWLRFLPDLVLALSLAFAVVALARPQRTDERVVQTGEGIDVLLVLDVSGSMELGDLRPNRLEAAKRVAQEFVDGRQGDRLGLVVFAGDAYSLAPLTTDYELLRESIESLKLGMIPNDGTAIGTALGVATNRLRGSRSRSRVCILLSDGENTAGSLDPLTAARLAHAYGLKIYTIGLGQDGTVPFGRDELGRTRYVETRLDETTMRQIAAAGEGQFFRATDNAALRQIFQRINRYEKSEIKQTRFRNTKDYYRIYLFWSVGLWLLWLALKNTFLTNALED
- a CDS encoding DUF58 domain-containing protein produces the protein MNVPTPTPFQQLVRKLRQVEIRMLKAVDAQLQGNFHSVFKGTGLEFDDVRLYQYGDEVRAIDWAVSSKGHGTFIKTYKEEREQQVLLLFDVSASQQVGAAGRRKLDIGREICGILALAAARQDAQLGILAFSDQKEMYLAAGKGIRHAYSLIKRLFELTPKSKQTGVAAGIKQALGLLKRRSIVLLISDFIDSSYERELTMLARKHDLVVIQLLDQREREFPPLGIVPLYDQESGRTLWTNTSSAAFRVRYRATYEQNRDQIGQICRRHRTEYLSIATDADYVPQLIRLFRRRNLRAGRG
- a CDS encoding DUF4296 domain-containing protein, whose product is MKPLLPRAFPLVLSLLLSGLFSGCQTSEEVVPPQPLMPRQQLVSLLADLHTLEARVEAAGLTPDSARALYLQQQKAILWRREVSDSLFQQSYRYYASHGKDLDEIYSVVIDTLAMRQVQLGAK
- a CDS encoding tRNA-binding protein; protein product: MPHITWVDFERVDVRVGTILEAREFPEARRPAYQLLIDLGPEIGTKRSSAQITRHYQPHELVGRQVLCVVNFPPKQIGKFMSEVLVTGAADAHGDIVLAALAGPVPNGSRLI
- a CDS encoding DUF922 domain-containing protein; the encoded protein is MAFCSFLLPLLLSFQTPAPSQTSPKPQPEMITWSANRPLAWADFKSRPMPSEHLEALTAGNIDVQVGCTDFVFSSTVKAVFLPQESWVRDAKRASPALLRHEQLHFDITELHARMLRQKLTTVKFDCQKLNPAFNNFTKLAFTAWQREEGRYDQETNHGLNEAKQKFWETQVQQRMALLQSFASK
- a CDS encoding MATE family efflux transporter, encoding MPFTALRPHLKPTIQLAFPVVLSQLGHVLVNVCDSVMVGQTGKVPLAAVSLGVSVGTVVMVLGMGLSMGITPLVAAADGKRDVPQLGRLLVAGVWMSTVAGLVLAAAGLLIAPLLNHLHQPAEVVALAAPWVRVLFLSLLPLMVFQGFKQFAEGLGLTRQAMYLSVLANVVNAVLCYAFIFGHLGAPKLGMMGAAWATLIARVLMALLMGTYVLRAARLRPYREAATHWLRPDGATLRRLLGLGAPIGVQMMFEMGAFSFSAIMIGWLGATSLAAHQIAINVASVTYMAASGIAAAATIRVGNMRGLGDAHGARQAGFAAYLLTFLFMSSMGLLLVAFRHFIPHFYNHDAAVVAQAATLLLVAAAFQISDGLQVVGLGALRGLEDVKLPSVVALLSYWVVALPLGYWLGFTLNMGSLGVWLGLLTGLSLVAGLLLWRFRQHSMVPVAQDHPASLVAH
- a CDS encoding aminotransferase class I/II-fold pyridoxal phosphate-dependent enzyme, encoding MKPISLASGYGNFSTPPTVLARIQQHLANQPLPHSATAGLPELRNALRLRYSGLQTDENSTHELVVTPGTKAALFLALSAVLRPGDEVLLLTPNWFGFAELVKAAGGFLRELPLSPTDNYALRPEAVRAALTPRTRVLLFSNPNNPTGRIYTRPELEALLAVTAQFPELFVLADEIYDGIRFGEEAVPSLLSCSTAPRSVVVNGFSKSHALVGWNIGYLAAARWIADACTARLFTTGGAVAVLSQLAALETVENPAISAALCQQLWLNRQLMLNFLAALPGALSHPPLGTYYAFPDLRAYLLPHLPLPEASADLVARLLAAGVEVVDGTSCGAPGFVRMSYAVASSELQEALRRLATVLR
- the egtD gene encoding L-histidine N(alpha)-methyltransferase, with protein sequence MSSPLSPVSSTATSPQSASSQSVLRHEELEKLKQHVATGLSRSPKTLSSMYFYDDEGSRLFQKIMALPEYYPTRTEFSLLTHHQAALGAALRPTVAEEPFFLLELGAGDGLKTKILLRHLLNTGANFTYVPVDISAAAVEGLAGSLRQELPELRVEPIVADYGTALRLMADRPGRKAVLFLGSNIGNFLPADRQAFLRELAAPLSADDRLLIGFDLQKDPRFIRAAYDDAQGVTAAFNLNLLTRLNRELGADFTLAAWQHYTDYDPLSGAVRSFLMPTQAQQVHIAALDQTFHFAAWEPIHTENSYKFTRPQIEGLAADAGLAVAEFFTDERDYFADVVLRPA
- the egtB gene encoding ergothioneine biosynthesis protein EgtB; translation: MSSPLSALATAAPAAAAVLAQRYHMVRQRTVTLCQPLLPEDTVVQPMIDVSPPKWHLAHVTWFFETFLLKEYLPGYTVYHPDYAFLFNSYYNSLGSRVNRADRGTLSRPALADVYRYRAHVDEQMEKLLALADELPSDFYELMELGLQHEQQHQELLATDIKYILSTSPLAPAYLKPATSAPTGTNSAEAEAASLPEVSWLPVPGGISRIGYEGTGFCFDNEQAPHEVLTADFELQNRLVTNGEYLQFIEAGGYQDFRYWLGEGWDLVQTQQWEAPLYWMLHDGRWHRFTHHGLQPVNLTAPVTHISFYEADAYAHWAGARLPTEPEWEVAARYFGANPTTGTFLESNLLDPQPLPANADPTHCHQLLGDAWEWTYSAYHPYPGYVRAAGALGEYNGKFMINQMVLRGGSCATPVSHIRLTYRNFFHADKRWQFTGIRLAR
- a CDS encoding KGG domain-containing protein, encoding MQTSSPTTKRPANRTNAAEAKPKRARGFAAMDPETQRRIASEGGKASHQSGRGHRFTSEEARAAGRKGGQATRRPLQSSQAA